The following proteins come from a genomic window of Anabrus simplex isolate iqAnaSimp1 chromosome 7, ASM4041472v1, whole genome shotgun sequence:
- the LOC137501562 gene encoding brachyurin-like, which produces MATTAVIFLSVLAAIQASTKIGVDVSSLTPRLQRVPVLKDAPTRPQGRITEGKTANRTDFPHQAALVLDTSGFCGGSLISSEWILTAAHCAQGVGRFTIYLGTLHITQPENGFEVLSSTTKIVHAGYSSTTFHNDVALIRLPMSVSKTKFISPVKLPFKNQTDDFVGKVAKASGWGRTSDSVQDISDVLKYTELTVITNSDCQEVFNKEMIRSSVLCTRGKGGQNVCNGDSGGALVIPTSEGSLQIGIVSFGAVNSCSAYPAAFARVTSFLPWIMANTDLDPSKQ; this is translated from the exons GCTTCAACGAAGATAGGTGTGGATGTATCGTCTCTGACACCTCGTCTCCAAAGAGTGCCTGTTTTAA AGGATGCCCCAACGCGTCCACAAGGGAGGATCACTGAAGGCAAGACTGCAAACCGAACAGACTTCCCTCATCAAGCAGCTCTCGTCTTGGACACCTCAGGCTTTTGTGGAGGATCTCTCATCAGCTCCGAGTGGATCCTCACTGCAGCCCACTGTGCCCAGGG TGTGGGACGTTTCACCATCTACTTGGGCACTCTGCACATAACTCAACCCGAGAATGGCTTCGAGGTCCTCTCATCAACTACCAAGATAGTGCATGCCGGCTACAGCAGCACGACTTTTCACAACGACGTGGCACTAATCCGCCTGCCTATGAGCGTTAGCAAGACAA AATTCATTAGCCCTGTGAAGTTGCCCTTTAAAAACCAAACCGACGACTTTGTTGGGAAAGTTGCGAAGGCCAGTGGATGGGGACGAACCTCTGACA GTGTCCAGGATATAAGTGATGTCCTCAAGTACACTGAACTAACGGTCATAACAAACTCTGACTGTCAGGAAGTATTTAACAAAGAAATGATCAGATCTTCCGTTCTCTGCACCCGTGGAAAAGGCGGACAGAATGTCTGCAATGGTGACAGTGGTGGTGCCCTGGTGATACCAACTTCTGAAGGTTCCTTGCAAATTGGCATTGTAAGCTTCGGGGCTGTCAACAGTTGCTCTGCATATCCTGCAGCTTTTGCTAGAGTTACGTCCTTCCTGCCCTGGATCATGGCTAACACTGATTTGGACCCCAGTAAACAATGA